Proteins encoded in a region of the Thunnus thynnus chromosome 8, fThuThy2.1, whole genome shotgun sequence genome:
- the ftsj3 gene encoding pre-rRNA 2'-O-ribose RNA methyltransferase FTSJ3, protein MGKKLKVGKTRKDKFYHLAKETGYRSRSSFKLIQLNRKFQFLQKARALVDLCAAPGGWLQVASKFMPVSSLIIGVDLVPIKPIPNVVALQEDITSEKCRQALRKELQTWKVDVVLNDGAPNVGANWQHDAFSQAHLTLMALKLACEFLTKGGTFVTKVFRSKDYQPLLWIFQQFFKKVQATKPQASRNESAEIFVVCQGFVAPDKIDGKFFDPKHAFKEVEVQAKTVKELIPDKKPKAEGYTDGDLTLYHSFTVTSFLKAENPIDFLGKASEITFDNPILESHGATSGEIKECCRDIKVLGRKELRLLLNWRSKLRRYLAKKLKEAKQPDGEINLSSDEEESNSEGETDKKKEGEDDDDDEEEEMEMKLAELKAEEVAELKRKKRKLLKERRKQRERVELKMDLPGVSIADANDSSLFSLTNIKKKKVLADISKGDMQAADALVGEDDDLHLSDDEDDEADKMSLASDLDEDDLEEVEQKEKELEKKVPKKKVTFTEEEDDEGEENGLLVELEGKDEKKERETDLWFSKGIFSEIDLEGDAESELRQTQWLQNKKSSKKRKAEEEEEEADQPAEEEAGPSHKAEEESDSDSDDSSDDEKEITRMKQGRGAGGMSGEADDDDFQVVPVESISKKARILDAEGLALGCQIATSKKRSRDLVDSSFHRFASSEEAWDVPEWFLDDERKHRKKPVPVTKEMVEEYKQKWKEIDARPIKRVAEAKARKKRRMLKKMEQAKKKAEAVVNTVDISEREKMAQLKSIYKKAGVGKEKREVTYVVAKKGAGKKVRRPPGIKGVFKVVDSRMKKDMRGMQRKEQHAKGHKGKGGKGRQSKGGKGGMKSGKGRKGK, encoded by the exons GTTGCAGGTGGCGTCCAAGTTCATGCCTGTTTCAAGTCTAATTATTG GTGTCGACCTGGTGCCCATCAAGCCCATCCCCAATGTGGTGGCGCTGCAAGAAGACATCACCAGTGAGAAATGCAGACAG GCTCTTCGAAAGGAGCTGCAGACATGGAAGGTCGATGTGGTGTTGAATGATGGAGCCCCAAACGTGGGAGCCAACTGGCAGCATGATGCCTTCTCACAAG CTCATCTCACCCTCATGGCACTGAAGTTGGCCTGTGAGTTTCTGACCAAAGGTGGCACTTTCGTCACCAAGGTCTTCCGTTCCAAAGACTACCAGCCGCTGCTCTGGATCTTCCAACAGTTCTTCAAGAAGGTGCAGGCGACCAAGCCACAGGCGTCTAGGAACGAGTCCGCCGAGATCTTTGTTGTCTGTCAGG GTTTTGTTGCCCCTGACAAAATTGATGGGAAGTTCTTTGACCCCAAACATGCGTTCAAAGAGGTGGAGGTGCAGGCCAAAACTGTGAAGGAGCTGATTCCTGACAAGAAGCCAAAG GCGGAGGGATACACAGACGGTGATCTGACACTCTACCACAGTTTCACAGTGACGTCCTTTCTCAAAGCTGAAAACCCTATCGACTTTCTGGGCAAAGCCAGTGAG ATTACCTTTGACAATCCCATCCTGGAGTCTCACGGCGCCACCAGCGGTGAAATAAAGGAGTGTTGTCGTGACATCAAAGTCTTGGGCCGCAAAGAACTTCG CCTGCTGCTGAACTGGAGGTCCAAGCTGAGGAGATACCTGGCCAAGAAACTGAAGGAAGCCAAACAGCCTGATGGAGAGatcaa CTTAAGCTCTGATGAAGAAGAGAGTAACTCGGAGGGAGAAACggacaaaaagaaagagggggaggatgatgatgatgatgaagaggaagaaatggaGATGAAGCTGGCTGAGCTGAAAGCTGAGGAGGTGGCTGAGCTCAAACG gaagaagaggaagctgtTGAAGGAGCGGAGGAAGCAGAGGGAGAGGGTGGAGCTTAAGATGGATCTGCCAGGCGTCTCCATTGCTGACGCCAACGACTCATCGCTGTTCTCCCTCACCAACATCAAGAAGAAAAAG GTGCTGGCCGATATATCTAAAGGGGACATGCAGGCAGCAGACGCCCTGGTGGGAGAAGATGATGACCTCCACCTGTCAGACGACGAGGATGATGAGGCAGATAAAATGTCCCTGGCTTCTGATTTAGATGAAGATGACTTGGAAGAGGTggagcagaaagagaaagagctgGAGAAGAAAGTTCCAAAGAAAAA AGTAACATtcactgaggaggaggatgacgaAGGAGAGGAGAATGGCTTGCTGGTGGAACTAGAAGGAAAGGATGAGAAGAAAGAGCGAGAGACAGACCTGTGGTTCAGCAAG GGCATCTTCTCTGAGATCGACCTGGAAGGAGATGCAGAGAGTGAGCTCAGACAGACCCAGTGGCTCCAGAACAAAAAATCCA gcaaaaagaggaaagctgaggaagaagaggaggaggctgatCAGCCAGCAGAGGAAGAGGCAGGACCTTCACATAAAGCTGAAGAAGAGAGTGACAGCGACTCAGATGACAGCAGCGATGATGAAAA GGAGATTACCAGGATGAAGCAGGGCCGAGGTGCTGGTGGGATGTCGGGAGAGGCCGATGACGATGACTTCCAGGTTGTTCCTGTAGAAAGCATCA GTAAGAAAGCCAGAATCCTGGATGCAGAAGGTCTGGCCCTGGGCTGTCAGATCGCTACATCCAAGAAGAGATCCAGAGACCTGGTGGACAGCTCCTtccacag GTTTGCTTCATCTGAGGAGGCGTGGGATGTACCAGAGTGGTTTCTGGACGACGAACGCAAACACCGGAAGAAGCCGGTGCCAGTTACCAAGGAGATGGTGGAGGAGTACAAACAAAAGTGGAAGGAGATTGATGCCCGACCCATTAAAAGAGTTGCTGAGGCCAAAgccaggaagaagaggagg ATGCTGAAGAAGATGGAGCAGGCTAAGAAGAAAGCAGAGGCAGTTGTCAACACAGTGGACATCTCCGAGAGGGAGAAGATGGCTCAGCTGAAGAG TATCTACAAGAAAGCCGGTGTggggaaggagaagagagaagtaACATATGTTGTGGCCAAAAAAGGAGCCGGCAAGAAGGTGAGACGACCCCCCGGCATCAAGGGAGTCTTCAAAGTGGTGGACAGTCGCATGAAGAAAGACATGCGGGGGATGCAAAGGAAAGAACAACACGCTAAAGGGCACAAAGGAAAAGGTGGCAAAGGAAGACAGTCAAAGGgtggaaaaggaggaatgaAGAGTGGTAAAGGGcgaaaaggaaaataa